Proteins from one Meriones unguiculatus strain TT.TT164.6M chromosome 10, Bangor_MerUng_6.1, whole genome shotgun sequence genomic window:
- the Hrnr gene encoding hornerin translates to MPQLLQGIVSVINVFYQYATEHGECDMLSKKEMKELLENELHQILKNPDDPDTVDIIMLSLDRDHNNKVDFIEYLLMVVKLVQACNKIIGKDYCLASGSKQKDQSHQHQEEQSENENKEQNISSSYSSSSAGENDSYSIGSRESNKYESKSTSRTPRYGNQESTEEITNSRHFKYTEEYEQGQHGPESTHSSKHKRGRCRSRKASDFQQHGSASRQYSTSSTQGSGQSSGIEKCGTSSHQSSACSSGESTSYGQQGSSGTSQSSSHRPSRSSSSESFGSQQYGSGSRGASGFSQHGSGQSQSSRGGQHGSFSGQSAGSSQHGSCCGQSSSYGQQESGSGQSPSFGQQSSHSGQSSHYGTGNSGSRQSSSHRRHSSGSGQPSGLGQYGSTSGQASGSSRQGSGQGQSSSTGQYGTSSGQSSGCGSGQSTSYGQQGSSGRSQSSSHRPSRSSSSESFGSQQYGSGSRGASGFSQHGSGQSQSSRGGQHGSFSGQSAGSSQHGSCCGQSSSYGQQESGSGQSPSFGQQSSHSGQSSHYGTGNSGSSQSSSHRRSRSTSRESFGSQQYGSGSRGASDFGQHGSGQSQSSRGGQHGSFSGQSTGSRQHGSGSSQSSSYGQQESGSGQSPSFGQQSSRSGQSSHYGTHNSGSSQSSHHRRHSSGSGQPSGLGQYGSTSGQASGSSRQGSGQGQSSSTGQYGTSSGQSSGCGSGQSTSYGQQGSSGRSQSSSHRPSRSSSSESFGSQQYGSGSRGASGFSQHGSGQSQSSRGGQHGSFSGQSAGSSQHGSCCGQSSSYGQQESGSGQSPSFGQQSSHSGQSSHYGTGNSGSSQSSSHRRSRSTSRESFGSQQYGSGSRGASGFGQHGSGQSQSSRGGQHGSFSGQSTGSRQHGSGSSQSSSYGQQESGSGQSPSFGQQSSRSGQSSHYGTHNSGSSQSSHHRRHSSGSGQPSGLGQYGSTSGQASGSSRQGSGQGQSSSTGQYGTSSGQSSGCGSGQSTSYGQQGSSGRSQSSSHRPSRSSSSESFGSQQYGSGSRGASGFSQHGSGQSQSSRGGQHGSFSGQSAGSSQHGSCCGQSSSYGQQESGSGQSPSFGQQSSHSGQSSHYGTGNSGSSQSSSHRRSRSTSRESFGSQQYGSGSRGASGFSQHGSGQSQSSRGGQHGSFSGQSTGSRQHGSGSSQSSSYGQQESGSGQSPSFGQQSSHSGQSSHYGTHNSGSSQSSHHRRHSSGSGQPSGLGQYGSTSGQASGSSRQGSGQGQSSSTGQYGTSSGQSSGCGSGQSTSYGQQGSSGRSQSSSHRPSRSSSSESFRSQQYGSGSRGASGFSQHGSGQSQSSRGGQHGSFSGQSAGSSQHGSCCGQSSSYGQQESGSGQSPSFGQQSSHSGQSSHYGTGNSGSSQSSSHRRSRSASRESFGSQQYGSGSRGASGFGQHGSGQSQSSRGGQHGSFSGQSTGSRQHGSGSSQSSSYGQQESGSGQSPSFGQQSSRSGQSSHYGTHNSGSSQSSHHRRHSSGSGQPSGLGQYGSTSGQASGSSRQGSGQGQSSSTGQYGTSSGQSSGCGSGQSTSYGQQGSSGRSQSSSHRPSRSSSSESFGSQQYGSGSRGASGFSQHGSGQSQSSRGGQHGSFSGQSAGSSQHGSCCGQSSSYGQQESGSGQSPSFGQQSSHSGQSSHYGTGNSGSRQSSSHRRSRSTSRESFGSQQYGSGSRGASGFSQHGSGQSQSSRGGQHGSFSGQSTGSRQHGSGSSQSSSYGQQESGSGQSPSFGQQSSHSGQSSHYGTHNSGSSQSSHHRRHSSGSGQPSGLGQYGSTSGQASGSSRQGSGQGQSSSTGQYGTSSGQSSGCGSGQSTSYGQQGSSGRSQSSSHRPSRSSSSESFGSQQYGSGSRGASGFSQHGSGQSQSSRGGQHGSFSGQSAGSSQHGSCCGQSSSYGQQESGSGQSPSFGQQSSHSGQSSHYGTGNSGSSQSSSHRRSRSTSRESFGSQQYGSGSRGASGFGQHGSGQSQSSRGGQHGSFSGQSTGSHQHGSGSSQSSSYGQQESGSGQSPSFGQQSSHSGQSSHYGTHNSGSSQSSHHRRHSSGSGQPSGLGQYGSTSGQASGSSRQGSGQGQSSSTGQYGTSSGQSSGCGSGQSTSYGQQGSSGRSQSSSHRPSRSSSSESFGSQQYGSGSRGASGFSQHGSGQSQSSRGGQHGSFSGQSAGSSQHGSCCGQSSSYGQQESSSGQSPSFGQQSSHSGQSSHYGTGNSGSSQFSSHRRSRSTSRESFSSQHYGSGSEGASGCNHHGSGQGQSSHNERCSSSCGQSARYNQHRSMSGKSFTHGQHCSSSGQSPCCSHSEYSSVQSSNCGQHGSLSQQSSSYDRQRNGPHQPSFCCSHESTSGASSKFGQCGSGSVECSHFGEQGPSSCQSTCGYHGSSSQSSYSGPYSPTSGQSYCGSQCGSNSNQSSSYCQQGSGSSQSSNYGQHGCSASHHSNQSQHGIGCSQGFISEQYGSGFYPSSVSGQNCPRSGLCPSSQQYESCSRPSFSSGSCVSGYGQYSSYVQPQSNRKYGQFTPSRRFSRSSVTGKLSLCNVDNRQGDSDYHKVREGNSEVKNTVSGSHSSTPLYEYVQEQRR, encoded by the exons ATGCCTCAACTCCTGCAAGGCATTGTCTCTGTCATCAATGTTTTCTACCAATATGCCACTGAACATGGGGAATGTGACATGTTGAGCAAAAAAGAgatgaaagaacttctggaaaATGAGCTTCACCAAATTCTGAAG AATCCAGATGATCCAGACACTGTAGATATCATCATGCTAAGTCTGGATCGTGATCATAATAACAAAgtggattttattgagtatcttctGATGGTAGTCAAGTTGGTTCAGGCTTGTAATAAAATTATTGGCAAAGATTACTGCCTAGCTTCAGGGTCAAAGCAGAAAGATCAAAGTCACCAGCACCAAGAGGAACAGAGTGAAAACGAAAACAAAGAGCAAAATATATCTTCAAGTTATTCAAGTTCTAGTGCAGGAGAGAATGACTCTTATTCCATTGGCTCAAGAGAAAGCAATAAATATGAGTCTAAGTCTACTTCAAGAACACCAAGGTATGGGAATCAGGAAAGTACTGAAGAAATAACAAACTCAAGGCATTTCAAATATACTGAAGAATATGAACAGGGTCAGCATGGACCAGAATCAACCCATTCATCTAAACACAAGAGAGGGAGATGTAGATCAAGGAAAGCTTCTGACTTCCAACAACATGGCTCTGCATCAAGACAGTATTCTAcctcaagtacacaaggatctGGTCAGTCTTCTGGTATTGAAAAATGTGGCACGTCATCACACCAATCATCAGCCTGCAGTTCAGGGGAGTCTACTAGCTATGGACAACAAGGGTCATCAGGAACAAGCCAGTCATCTAGTCACAGGCCAAGCCGGTCTAGCTCATCAGAGTCTTTTGGCTCCCAACAGTATGGGTCTGGCTCAAGAGGAGCTTCTGGCTTCAGTCAACATGGATCTGGGCAAAGCCAGTCTTCTCGTGGTGGCCAGCATGGTTCTTTCTCTGGACAGTCAGCAGGCTCTAGTCAACATGGATCTTGTTGCGGTCAGTCCTCTAGCTACGGTCAGCAGGAATCTGGCTCAGGTCAGTCTCCCAGCTTTGGCCAGCAGAGCTCTCACTCTGGTCAGTCTTCCCACTATGGCACAGGCAACTCAGGGTCAAGACAGTCTTCTAGCCACAGGAGACACAGCTCTGGCTCAGGACAGCCTTCTGGTTTAGGTCAGTATGGGTCTACATCAGGACAGGCTTCTGGCTCCAGCAGGCAAGGATCTGGACAAGGTCAGTCATCTAGTACCGGACAATATGGTACTTCATCAGGACAGTCTTCAGGATGTGGTTCAGGTCAGTCCACTAGCTATGGACAACAAGGGTCATCAGGAAGAAGTCAGTCATCTAGTCACAGGCCAAGCCGGTCTAGCTCATCAGAGTCTTTTGGCTCCCAACAGTATGGGTCTGGCTCAAGAGGAGCTTCTGGCTTCAGTCAACATGGATCTGGGCAAAGCCAGTCTTCTCGTGGTGGCCAGCATGGTTCTTTCTCTGGACAGTCAGCAGGCTCTAGTCAACATGGATCTTGTTGCGGTCAGTCCTCTAGCTACGGTCAGCAGGAATCTGGCTCAGGTCAGTCTCCCAGCTTTGGCCAGCAGAGCTCTCACTCTGGTCAGTCTTCCCACTATGGCACAGGCAACTCAGGGTCAAGCCAGTCTTCTAGCCACAGGAGAAGCAGGTCTACATCACGGGAGTCTTTTGGCTCTCAACAGTATGGGTCTGGCTCAAGAGGAGCTTCTGACTTCGGTCAACATGGATCTGGGCAAAGCCAGTCTTCTCGTGGTGGCCAGCATGGTTCTTTCTCTGGACAGTCAACAGGTAGTCGTCAGCATGGGTCTGGCTCCAGCCAGTCCTCTAGCTATGGTCAGCAGGAATCTGGCTCAGGTCAGTCTCCCAGCTTTGGCCAGCAGAGCTCTCGTTCTGGTCAGTCTTCCCACTATGGCACACACAACTCAGGGTCAAGCCAGTCTTCTCACCACAGGAGACACAGCTCTGGCTCAGGACAGCCTTCTGGTTTAGGTCAGTATGGGTCTACATCAGGACAGGCTTCTGGCTCCAGCAGGCAAGGATCTGGACAAGGTCAGTCATCTAGTACCGGACAATATGGTACTTCATCAGGACAGTCTTCAGGATGTGGTTCAGGTCAGTCCACTAGCTATGGACAACAAGGGTCATCAGGAAGAAGTCAGTCATCTAGTCACAGGCCAAGCCGGTCTAGCTCATCAGAGTCTTTTGGCTCCCAACAGTATGGGTCTGGCTCAAGAGGAGCTTCTGGCTTCAGTCAACATGGATCTGGGCAAAGCCAGTCTTCTCGTGGTGGCCAGCATGGTTCTTTCTCTGGACAGTCAGCAGGCTCTAGTCAACATGGATCTTGTTGCGGTCAGTCCTCTAGCTACGGTCAGCAGGAATCTGGCTCAGGTCAGTCTCCCAGCTTTGGCCAGCAGAGCTCTCACTCTGGTCAGTCTTCCCACTATGGCACAGGCAACTCAGGGTCAAGCCAGTCTTCTAGCCACAGGAGAAGCAGGTCTACATCACGGGAGTCTTTTGGCTCTCAACAGTATGGGTCTGGCTCAAGAGGAGCTTCTGGCTTCGGTCAACATGGATCTGGGCAAAGCCAGTCTTCTCGTGGTGGCCAGCATGGTTCTTTCTCTGGACAGTCAACAGGTAGTCGTCAGCATGGGTCTGGCTCCAGCCAGTCCTCTAGCTATGGTCAGCAGGAATCTGGCTCAGGTCAGTCTCCCAGCTTTGGCCAGCAGAGCTCTCGTTCTGGTCAGTCTTCCCACTATGGCACACACAACTCAGGGTCAAGCCAGTCTTCTCACCACAGGAGACACAGCTCTGGCTCAGGACAGCCTTCTGGTTTAGGTCAGTATGGGTCTACATCAGGACAGGCTTCTGGCTCCAGCAGGCAAGGATCTGGACAAGGTCAGTCATCTAGTACCGGACAATATGGTACTTCATCAGGACAGTCTTCAGGATGTGGTTCAGGTCAGTCCACTAGCTATGGACAACAAGGGTCATCAGGAAGAAGTCAGTCATCTAGTCACAGGCCAAGCCGGTCTAGCTCATCAGAGTCTTTTGGCTCCCAACAGTATGGGTCTGGCTCAAGAGGAGCTTCTGGCTTCAGTCAACATGGATCTGGGCAAAGCCAGTCTTCTCGTGGTGGCCAGCATGGTTCTTTCTCTGGACAGTCAGCAGGCTCTAGTCAACATGGATCTTGTTGCGGTCAGTCCTCTAGCTACGGTCAGCAGGAATCTGGCTCAGGTCAGTCTCCCAGCTTTGGCCAGCAGAGCTCTCACTCTGGTCAGTCTTCCCACTATGGCACAGGCAACTCAGGGTCAAGCCAGTCTTCTAGCCACAGGAGAAGCAGGTCTACATCACGGGAGTCTTTTGGCTCTCAACAGTATGGGTCTGGCTCAAGAGGAGCTTCTGGCTTCAGTCAACATGGATCTGGGCAAAGCCAGTCTTCTCGTGGTGGCCAGCATGGTTCTTTCTCTGGACAGTCAACAGGTAGTCGTCAGCATGGGTCTGGCTCCAGCCAGTCCTCTAGCTATGGTCAGCAGGAATCTGGCTCAGGTCAGTCTCCCAGCTTTGGCCAGCAGAGCTCTCACTCTGGTCAGTCTTCCCACTATGGCACACACAACTCAGGGTCAAGCCAGTCTTCTCACCACAGGAGACACAGCTCTGGCTCAGGACAGCCTTCTGGTTTAGGTCAGTATGGGTCTACATCAGGACAGGCTTCTGGCTCCAGCAGGCAAGGATCTGGACAAGGTCAGTCATCTAGTACCGGACAATATGGTACTTCATCAGGACAGTCTTCAGGATGTGGTTCAGGTCAGTCCACTAGCTATGGACAACAAGGGTCATCAGGAAGAAGTCAGTCATCTAGTCACAGGCCAAGCCGGTCTAGCTCATCAGAGTCTTTTCGCTCCCAACAGTATGGGTCTGGCTCAAGAGGAGCTTCTGGCTTCAGTCAACATGGATCTGGGCAAAGCCAGTCTTCTCGTGGTGGCCAGCATGGTTCTTTCTCTGGACAGTCAGCAGGCTCTAGTCAACATGGATCTTGTTGCGGTCAGTCCTCTAGCTACGGTCAGCAGGAATCTGGCTCAGGTCAGTCTCCCAGCTTTGGCCAGCAGAGCTCTCACTCTGGTCAGTCTTCCCACTATGGCACAGGCAACTCAGGGTCAAGCCAGTCTTCTAGCCACAGGAGAAGCAGGTCTGCATCACGGGAGTCTTTTGGCTCTCAACAGTATGGGTCTGGCTCAAGAGGAGCTTCTGGCTTCGGTCAACATGGATCTGGGCAAAGCCAGTCTTCTCGTGGTGGCCAGCATGGTTCTTTCTCTGGACAGTCAACAGGTAGTCGTCAGCATGGGTCTGGCTCCAGCCAGTCCTCTAGCTATGGTCAGCAGGAATCTGGCTCAGGTCAGTCTCCCAGCTTTGGCCAGCAGAGCTCTCGTTCTGGTCAGTCTTCCCACTATGGCACACACAACTCAGGGTCAAGCCAGTCTTCTCACCACAGGAGACACAGCTCTGGCTCAGGACAGCCTTCTGGTTTAGGTCAGTATGGGTCTACATCAGGACAGGCTTCTGGCTCCAGCAGGCAAGGATCTGGACAAGGTCAGTCATCTAGTACCGGACAATATGGTACTTCATCAGGACAGTCTTCAGGATGTGGTTCAGGTCAGTCCACTAGCTATGGACAACAAGGGTCATCAGGAAGAAGTCAGTCATCTAGTCACAGGCCAAGCCGGTCTAGCTCATCAGAGTCTTTTGGCTCCCAACAGTATGGGTCTGGCTCAAGAGGAGCTTCTGGCTTCAGTCAACATGGATCTGGGCAAAGCCAGTCTTCTCGTGGTGGCCAGCATGGTTCTTTCTCTGGACAGTCAGCAGGCTCTAGTCAACATGGATCTTGTTGCGGTCAGTCCTCTAGCTACGGTCAGCAGGAATCTGGCTCAGGTCAGTCTCCCAGCTTTGGCCAGCAGAGCTCTCACTCTGGTCAGTCTTCCCACTATGGCACAGGCAACTCAGGGTCAAGACAGTCTTCTAGCCACAGGAGAAGCAGGTCTACATCACGGGAGTCTTTTGGCTCTCAACAGTATGGGTCTGGCTCAAGAGGAGCTTCTGGCTTCAGTCAACATGGATCTGGGCAAAGCCAGTCTTCTCGTGGTGGCCAGCATGGTTCTTTCTCTGGACAGTCAACAGGTAGTCGTCAGCATGGGTCTGGCTCCAGCCAGTCCTCTAGCTATGGTCAGCAGGAATCTGGCTCAGGTCAGTCTCCCAGCTTTGGCCAGCAGAGCTCTCACTCTGGTCAGTCTTCCCACTATGGCACACACAACTCAGGGTCAAGCCAGTCTTCTCACCACAGGAGACACAGCTCTGGCTCAGGACAGCCTTCTGGTTTAGGTCAGTATGGGTCTACATCAGGACAGGCTTCTGGCTCCAGCAGGCAAGGATCTGGACAAGGTCAGTCATCTAGTACCGGACAATATGGTACTTCATCAGGACAGTCTTCAGGATGTGGTTCAGGTCAGTCCACTAGCTATGGACAACAAGGGTCATCAGGAAGAAGTCAGTCATCTAGTCACAGGCCAAGCCGGTCTAGCTCATCAGAGTCTTTTGGCTCCCAACAGTATGGGTCTGGCTCAAGAGGAGCTTCTGGCTTCAGTCAACATGGATCTGGGCAAAGCCAGTCTTCTCGTGGTGGCCAGCATGGTTCTTTCTCTGGACAGTCAGCAGGCTCTAGTCAACATGGATCTTGTTGCGGTCAGTCCTCTAGCTACGGTCAGCAGGAATCTGGCTCAGGTCAGTCTCCCAGCTTTGGCCAGCAGAGCTCTCACTCTGGTCAGTCTTCCCACTATGGCACAGGCAACTCAGGGTCAAGCCAGTCTTCTAGCCACAGAAGAAGCAGGTCTACATCACGGGAGTCTTTTGGCTCTCAACAGTATGGGTCTGGCTCAAGAGGAGCTTCTGGCTTCGGTCAACATGGATCTGGGCAAAGCCAGTCTTCTCGTGGTGGCCAGCATGGTTCTTTCTCTGGACAGTCAACAGGTAGTCATCAGCATGGGTCTGGCTCCAGCCAGTCCTCTAGCTATGGTCAGCAGGAATCTGGCTCAGGTCAGTCTCCCAGCTTTGGCCAGCAGAGCTCTCACTCTGGTCAGTCTTCCCACTATGGCACACACAACTCAGGGTCAAGCCAGTCTTCTCACCACAGGAGACACAGCTCTGGCTCAGGACAGCCTTCTGGTTTAGGTCAGTATGGGTCTACATCAGGACAGGCTTCTGGCTCCAGCAGGCAAGGATCTGGACAAGGTCAGTCATCTAGTACCGGACAATATGGTACTTCATCAGGACAGTCTTCAGGATGTGGTTCAGGTCAGTCCACTAGCTATGGACAACAAGGGTCATCAGGAAGAAGTCAGTCATCTAGTCACAGGCCAAGCCGGTCTAGCTCATCAGAGTCTTTTGGCTCCCAACAGTATGGGTCTGGCTCAAGAGGAGCTTCTGGCTTCAGTCAACATGGATCTGGGCAAAGCCAGTCTTCTCGTGGTGGCCAGCATGGTTCTTTCTCTGGACAGTCAGCAGGCTCTAGTCAACATGGATCTTGTTGCGGTCAGTCCTCTAGCTACGGTCAGCAGGAATCTAGCTCAGGTCAGTCTCCCAGCTTTGGCCAGCAGAGCTCTCACTCTGGTCAGTCTTCCCACTATGGCACAGGTAACTCAGGGTCAAGCCAGTTTTCTAGCCACAGGAGAAGCAGGTCTACATCACGGGAGTCTTTTAGCTCCCAACATTATGGGTCTGGCTCAGAGGGGGCTTCTGGCTGTAATCATCATGGATCAGGACAAGGTCAGTCCTCTCATAATGAGCGATGTAGCTCTTCCTGTGGACAGTCAGCAAGGTATAATCAGCATAGATCTATGTCTGGTAAATCTTTTACCCATGGACAGCATTGTTCCTCATCCGGACAATCACCATGCTGTAGTCATTCTGAATATAGCTCAGTTCAGTCATCTAACTGTGGTCAGCATGGTTCTCTTTCACAGCAATCTTCTAGCTATGACCGGCAAAGAAATGGGCCACATCAGCCTTCTTTCTGTTGTAGTCATGAGTCTACCTCTGGTGCATCTTCTAAATTTGGACAGTGTGGGTCTGGTTCAGTAGAGTGTTCTCACTTTGGTGAACAAGGACCTAGTTCATGTCAGTCTACCTGTGGGTATCATGGGTCCAGTAGTCAATCTTCTTACTCTGGACCATATAGTCCAACATCAGGACAGTCATACTGTGGGAGTCAGTGTGGATCTAATTCAAATCAGTCTTCCAGCTACTGTCAACAAGGATCTGGTTCAAGTCAGTCTTCTAACTATGGCCAACATGGATGTTCTGCAAGTCATCACTCTAATCAGAGCCAACATGGTATTGGTTGTAGTCAGGGTTTTATCTCTGAACAATATGGGTCTGGTTTCTATCCCTCTTCTGTCTCTGGACAAAATTGTCCCAGATCTGGTCTGTGTCCTAGTTCACAACAATATGAGTCTTGTTCACGTCCCTCATTTAGCTCTGGAtcatgtgtttctggatatgGTCAATATTCTAGTTACGTGCAACCTCAATCAAACAGGAAATATGGACAATTTACACCTTCACGTAGATTCAGTAGATCTAGTGTTACTGGTAAATTATCACTTTGTAATGTGGACAATAGACAAGGCGACTCTGACTATCACAAAGTCAGAGAAGGCAACTCTGAAGTAAAAAATACAGTTTCAGGTTCTCATAGTAGCACTCCACTCTATGAGTATGTCCAAGAGCAGAGACGCTAA